One Natrinema marinum genomic window carries:
- a CDS encoding Lrp/AsnC family transcriptional regulator: MTTDVDLTERERAVVNAFQGGFPVAQRPFEPAAAAMRDRGVDIDAAALLETIRDLDERGVLSRFGPLVNAQEIGGTATLVAMHAPEERFDEVVEAVNGHREVAHNYEREHPHLNVWFVVSVADEARVEEVLAEIEAETGQETYNLPKRREFRVEAKFYVDGPLDGDGDVSAAGIDLTHLGPDVTPTDESTLSPAERDLILEIQGGVPLTETPYADVAAAIGRDVEWVLETVKRFEREGKIRRIGVVPNHYALGYTENGMTVWNVPDEVVPEVGPEVAALPFVTHCYQRPRHEGVWPYNFFAMTHGRSEAESQQRIEQVRERMEEYWDVTPDDWDSLHSTQILKKTGIRMAERADANTRER, encoded by the coding sequence ATGACCACGGATGTCGACCTCACGGAACGCGAGCGGGCGGTCGTCAACGCTTTTCAGGGCGGCTTTCCCGTCGCGCAACGGCCGTTCGAGCCCGCTGCCGCGGCCATGCGAGACCGCGGGGTCGACATCGACGCAGCGGCGTTGCTCGAGACGATCCGAGACCTCGACGAACGGGGCGTCCTCTCGCGGTTCGGGCCGCTCGTCAACGCCCAGGAGATCGGGGGCACGGCGACGCTGGTCGCCATGCATGCCCCCGAAGAACGGTTCGACGAGGTCGTCGAGGCAGTCAACGGCCACCGCGAGGTGGCCCACAACTACGAGCGCGAACACCCGCACCTGAACGTCTGGTTCGTCGTAAGTGTGGCCGACGAGGCCCGCGTCGAGGAGGTGTTGGCCGAAATCGAAGCGGAGACGGGGCAGGAGACGTACAACCTCCCGAAACGGCGGGAGTTCCGCGTCGAGGCCAAGTTCTACGTCGACGGCCCGCTCGACGGCGACGGCGACGTTTCGGCGGCGGGAATCGATCTCACCCACCTCGGCCCCGACGTGACGCCGACCGACGAGTCGACCCTCTCGCCGGCCGAACGCGACCTGATCCTCGAGATTCAGGGCGGCGTTCCGCTCACCGAGACACCCTACGCGGACGTGGCCGCCGCGATCGGACGGGACGTAGAATGGGTGCTCGAGACCGTCAAACGGTTCGAACGGGAAGGCAAGATCCGGCGGATCGGCGTCGTGCCGAACCACTACGCGCTGGGGTACACGGAAAACGGGATGACGGTCTGGAACGTTCCCGACGAGGTCGTCCCCGAGGTCGGCCCCGAGGTCGCCGCGCTGCCCTTCGTCACCCACTGCTATCAGCGTCCGCGTCACGAGGGGGTCTGGCCGTACAACTTCTTCGCGATGACCCACGGGCGCAGCGAGGCGGAGAGTCAACAGCGGATCGAACAGGTTCGGGAACGGATGGAGGAGTACTGGGACGTAACACCCGATGACTGGGACAGCTTGCACTCGAC
- a CDS encoding DUF92 domain-containing protein translates to MTTPVRRAGVFAALCTLSLAVPLFGPRVGAAVAGVVLLGAYVITDGPLFDLLAYPGDYEDSRLYGLITFVLSGVALGLMATAASMPVAVFVGTILLVGFGNLGEQLVKLRTDRTVVCVVGFALSATAAAIVGQLVTHSLVGDAVGSALPIVVFLAASGAFLAALLRDVLLRSDDPIVVLSVGLLLWLLAELEPTIGTTEVAIALAITVALGFASYALETASVAGMLTGVLLALLTIVLGGYGWFAVLISFFAIGGLSTKFRYDRKAELGVAEDNNGARGSGNVLGNAAVALVAVLGYAASDAGFLPRDPELFLFAFAGSIATAMSDTLSSEIGSVFETPRLITTLEPVDPGTDGGVTWQGELAGIAGATIVAAIAYGLFPEVRTGGAAIIVAAGVVGMTVDSLLGATLEGTVLGNQGVNFLATLSGAIASALLVLSFAMFG, encoded by the coding sequence GTGACGACACCCGTTCGGCGAGCCGGCGTGTTTGCGGCTCTCTGTACGCTCTCGCTCGCCGTTCCGCTCTTCGGTCCGCGGGTGGGTGCGGCCGTCGCGGGCGTCGTCTTGCTCGGCGCGTACGTCATCACCGACGGGCCGCTGTTCGACCTGCTCGCCTATCCGGGCGATTACGAGGATTCGAGGCTCTACGGCCTCATCACCTTCGTGCTCTCCGGCGTCGCGCTCGGTCTCATGGCGACCGCGGCGTCGATGCCCGTCGCCGTTTTCGTCGGCACGATCCTGCTCGTCGGCTTCGGTAATCTCGGCGAGCAGCTCGTCAAACTGCGGACCGATCGGACCGTCGTCTGCGTGGTCGGATTCGCTCTCAGCGCGACCGCGGCCGCCATCGTCGGCCAACTCGTTACGCACTCGCTGGTCGGCGACGCCGTCGGGTCGGCGCTCCCGATCGTCGTCTTCCTGGCCGCCAGCGGCGCGTTCCTCGCCGCATTGCTGCGCGATGTCCTCTTGCGCTCCGACGACCCGATCGTCGTCCTTTCGGTCGGGCTCTTGCTCTGGTTGCTCGCGGAACTCGAGCCGACCATCGGGACGACCGAGGTCGCCATCGCGCTCGCGATTACCGTCGCGCTCGGCTTCGCCTCCTACGCCCTCGAGACGGCCTCGGTCGCCGGGATGCTGACCGGCGTCTTGCTCGCGCTGTTGACGATCGTGCTCGGCGGCTACGGCTGGTTCGCCGTCCTCATCTCCTTTTTCGCCATCGGCGGACTCTCGACGAAGTTCCGCTACGATCGCAAGGCGGAACTCGGCGTCGCCGAGGACAACAACGGCGCTCGTGGCAGCGGCAACGTCCTCGGCAACGCCGCCGTCGCGCTCGTCGCGGTGCTGGGCTATGCGGCCAGCGACGCCGGCTTCCTCCCGCGGGACCCCGAGCTGTTCCTCTTTGCCTTCGCGGGCTCGATCGCTACCGCGATGAGCGACACCCTCTCGAGCGAGATCGGCAGCGTTTTCGAGACGCCACGACTGATCACCACCCTCGAGCCGGTCGATCCCGGCACCGACGGCGGCGTCACCTGGCAGGGCGAACTCGCCGGCATCGCCGGCGCGACGATCGTCGCCGCCATCGCTTACGGGCTCTTTCCCGAGGTCAGGACCGGCGGCGCGGCGATCATCGTCGCCGCCGGAGTCGTCGGGATGACCGTCGACAGCCTCCTCGGGGCGACCCTCGAGGGCACCGTGCTCGGCAATCAGGGCGTGAACTTCCTCGCGACGCTGTCCGGGGCGATCGCTAGCGCGTTGCTCGTTCTCTCGTTTGCCATGTTCGGCTAA
- the uppS gene encoding polyprenyl diphosphate synthase: protein MKRWLRQRVDAAYERLLSREISGAPTHIAVIQDGNRRYARGRGDDAHEGHRAGAETTERVLEWCQDIGVEELTLYTFSTENFERPDEQNEALFDLLCEKLYEFADADRVHENEVSIRAIGETDLLPERVRDAIEYAEQRTRKYDRFVLNIALAYGGRSRLLEAARGVAEDAESGELEPSEIDVGDIEDRLYDRPVRDVDLIIRPAGEERTSNFLPWHANGNEAAVFFCTPYWPEFSKTDFLRGIRTYEHREASWRRTRARRALALLGAVSEPELAEARSIVDRFRDSLPSGEQPDASELEAGDSSGRIAD from the coding sequence ATGAAGCGGTGGCTCCGTCAGCGCGTCGACGCGGCCTACGAGCGGCTGCTCTCCCGAGAGATATCCGGTGCACCGACTCACATCGCCGTGATCCAAGACGGGAACCGGCGCTACGCCCGCGGCCGGGGTGACGACGCCCACGAGGGCCACCGTGCCGGTGCCGAGACGACCGAGCGCGTGCTCGAGTGGTGTCAGGACATCGGCGTCGAGGAACTGACGCTGTACACGTTCTCGACGGAGAACTTCGAGCGCCCCGACGAGCAAAACGAGGCGCTGTTCGATCTGCTCTGCGAGAAACTCTACGAGTTCGCGGACGCCGACCGCGTCCACGAGAACGAGGTCAGCATTCGCGCCATCGGCGAGACGGACTTGCTCCCCGAGCGGGTCCGAGACGCCATCGAGTACGCCGAACAGCGCACGCGCAAGTACGACCGGTTCGTGCTCAACATCGCGCTCGCGTACGGCGGGCGCTCGCGGCTGCTCGAGGCCGCCCGCGGGGTCGCTGAGGATGCCGAGAGCGGCGAACTCGAGCCGTCGGAGATCGACGTCGGAGACATCGAGGACCGACTGTACGACCGGCCGGTCAGAGACGTCGACCTCATCATTCGACCCGCCGGCGAAGAGCGGACGTCGAACTTCCTCCCGTGGCACGCGAACGGCAACGAGGCCGCCGTCTTCTTCTGTACGCCCTACTGGCCGGAGTTCTCGAAGACCGACTTCCTCCGCGGAATCCGGACCTACGAACACCGTGAGGCGTCCTGGCGACGGACCCGCGCTCGACGCGCGCTGGCCCTGCTGGGCGCCGTCAGCGAGCCGGAACTCGCCGAGGCCCGCTCGATCGTCGACCGCTTTCGCGACTCGCTGCCCTCGGGCGAGCAACCCGACGCCAGCGAACTCGAGGCCGGCGACTCGAGCGGCCGAATCGCGGACTGA
- a CDS encoding DUF5778 family protein, giving the protein MADAIDDDLYQRTKALLEPGEIELNGAIVHTDYDGQEDVKMMQATIDVGDIIAEHSGHDPKDCYVYSGNDDTDFSSNQHQGLTLEDEEFVWECQQLLREGSFDIVIYYRATADHEAILEDVRDLGYDVTGVEG; this is encoded by the coding sequence ATGGCAGACGCGATCGACGACGACCTCTATCAGCGGACCAAGGCACTGCTCGAGCCGGGCGAGATCGAACTCAATGGGGCGATCGTCCACACCGACTACGACGGGCAAGAAGACGTCAAGATGATGCAGGCCACGATCGACGTGGGCGATATCATCGCCGAGCACTCGGGCCACGACCCGAAGGACTGCTACGTCTACTCGGGCAACGACGACACCGACTTCTCCTCGAACCAGCACCAGGGCCTGACCCTCGAGGACGAGGAGTTCGTCTGGGAGTGTCAGCAACTCCTCCGGGAGGGAAGCTTCGACATCGTCATCTACTACCGGGCGACGGCCGACCACGAGGCGATCCTCGAGGACGTCCGCGATCTCGGCTACGACGTGACCGGCGTCGAAGGCTGA
- a CDS encoding undecaprenyl diphosphate synthase family protein produces MGLYERYLALRIRRHEADPPDHVALVITERDLLERGAYETLTDFFEWAVEYASQVTVYVSVLDAAAVPALRRELETIEAPREVAVRGPEDKTRADAPIQIGIGLGGKHEFTSAVQTLAERVDAGELAPEEIDDEHVEGHLVFPSEPDLVIKTGAERLSDFMIWQSVYSELYFTDINWRDFRKRDFLRAVREYCNRSRRFGR; encoded by the coding sequence GTGGGACTGTACGAACGGTATCTCGCCCTGCGGATCCGGCGCCACGAGGCCGACCCGCCCGACCACGTCGCGCTCGTGATCACCGAACGCGACCTGTTAGAGCGAGGCGCCTACGAGACGCTCACCGATTTTTTCGAGTGGGCCGTCGAGTACGCCTCACAGGTGACCGTCTACGTGAGCGTCCTCGATGCGGCGGCGGTGCCGGCGCTCCGGCGCGAACTCGAGACGATCGAGGCACCACGCGAGGTCGCCGTTCGCGGGCCGGAGGACAAGACGCGCGCCGACGCGCCGATCCAGATCGGCATCGGTCTCGGCGGGAAACACGAGTTCACCAGCGCGGTCCAGACGCTCGCCGAACGCGTCGACGCGGGCGAGCTCGCGCCCGAGGAGATCGACGACGAACACGTCGAGGGCCATCTGGTCTTCCCGTCAGAGCCGGACCTGGTCATCAAGACCGGTGCGGAGCGCCTCTCGGATTTCATGATCTGGCAGTCGGTCTATTCGGAACTGTACTTCACCGATATCAACTGGCGAGATTTCCGCAAGCGGGACTTCCTGCGGGCGGTTCGGGAGTACTGCAACCGGTCGCGACGGTTCGGCCGATAG
- a CDS encoding DUF7344 domain-containing protein, with the protein MSPPDTAPVVDVERFVRLTDVPLDEAYALLANPRTRLSLHVLSTCEPPLSLDRLIRIVGHRDDADQHAVRVSVVHTVLPKLEAHDVLEYDRDAGVVRLERPVVDGDDSIPALDPVARADANE; encoded by the coding sequence ATGTCACCCCCCGATACCGCGCCCGTCGTCGACGTCGAGCGGTTCGTTCGACTCACGGATGTCCCGCTCGACGAGGCGTACGCGCTCCTCGCGAACCCGCGGACGCGCCTCTCGCTCCACGTCCTCTCGACGTGTGAACCGCCGCTCTCGCTCGACAGGTTGATCCGGATCGTGGGCCACCGGGACGACGCCGACCAGCACGCCGTCCGCGTCTCGGTCGTCCACACCGTCTTGCCGAAACTCGAGGCTCACGACGTACTCGAGTACGACCGCGACGCCGGGGTCGTTCGGCTCGAGCGGCCGGTCGTCGACGGCGACGATTCGATCCCGGCGCTCGACCCCGTCGCACGAGCGGACGCGAACGAGTAG